In Coffea eugenioides isolate CCC68of unplaced genomic scaffold, Ceug_1.0 ScVebR1_495;HRSCAF=1182, whole genome shotgun sequence, the sequence TTTGGGTTAAGCTATTActgaaaattgaaatatattgtTTAGGCAAAAAGCTTCTTTTTTTGGTCTATAATTGGATGTAACTAATGATAATGCAAAATGTGTCTTGCACAGAAAGAAGGTCTTATGTTTATATAGCATCAGTACAAAGGATAGTTGCTATAACAATTGAATTGCTCTTAATCATAAGATAAAGTTTTACTTGTAGATGTATATTGAGAGTGATGAACCTATGAAGCATGGAAGGGATTCAATGGATTTGTGTATGGTTTCTGTCATTTTTGTTATGTTTGCAATTTAAGTTGAACCGCAGAACAGAGGTTGCTAGGTGACTGTAGTATGGTTTTCTCAATGTTCCGACATCTAGGGACGTATGTAACTGTGAATTTGTTTATTGAAATGAAACAGGTAGATCTTAGGCATACTTGATGATGGAGCAAAGTAAGGCCGCAAGAGATTCAAAGCTCCTCGGGCGGGCAATTTGGTCAACAATTCGACTCGAACTTGATCAAAATCGAAGTCGAGTTAAGCTCGAACAGCTCGTTTGTGAATTCAAGTCGAGCACGAGTTTTAGAGAAGGAAGCTCGAGTGCTTGACGGGTTTATTGGAGTAATTAGGTTGTcttaattaaaaataataaatatgtaAAATTACATTTGTAAGTATGGAAATTGTGAAATTTATCATTAAAAATCCGAACTCTACACAAACTTGATATGGCTCACAAGAATCTTCAAGCTCATTCAAGTCGAGCTTGAACTCCTATACTACTTGCTCGAGGCGAGTTCAAGGTAAGTTTGAGTAGTACTATCAATGATCGAGTTCAATTTCGAGTATAGTACGACTCAATTTGAATGAGTTCAATTTCGAGTATAGTACGACTCAATTTGAATGCACCCCCTAGAGCAAAGGTTCTTGGAGTTTATGCATTCCTAGAGCAAAGGCTCTTGAAGTTTTTCGCACTGCTTGCTTTGGAGTTCAAATTCTAAACTTGATAGTTGGAGGTGGAAAGGGTGTAGAGAGGAAAGGAATgataatttcaaaaagaaaaataaaaaaaatctgtttTATTCAGAAATCCGATCAATGATAAATGGAAATTTTTTCATAGGTCTGGTTCTTCTTTGCTCCGTTTTGTccaattttctcaaatttggaGACGTGCTTTGATGATAACAATTTCCAATTTGTTGTCCAATTTTCTTAAGTTTCATTTGAAGAATTCTTAATGATGGGGACATGAGCACAGACCTGTTGTATGTACCAGGGTCCATTATACTTCTTTGGGTATTAATAACCCTACAACACTTATCAAAGActtcatcattttttcttttttggataaACAAAGCAATTTCATTGTCATCAATCTGCACTAATGATAGAGAATACATCAAatatgcaatatatatatatatatatatatagataaatcAGAtctaaaatatcataaaaaatataactATGAAGCTCCAAAAATCTTCCACTAATACATGAATCAATGCAACCATAATTGTTGCAGTAAGAGTTTTCTCCTAGATCttttctagtgaaaattttcTCCTCTTTTAGTACTTTCTCCTCATAGGATTTCTTGGTAAgagtttttctttactttttgttATACTTCTTGCTATATGTGAGATTTCTTAGATGTGTTTTCTCAGATCTAGAAAATtctcaaaataaattttgtcaaaatctAAACTTACTCTTTGGTTCTGAAATAGTGTTCACATTAGATAGTTGTCGAAGACAACAACTTTATCAATTTAATTTGagaatataaattttttttgtttgagtGAAGTATGAGATCTAAACTTAAGATTAGTTTCATTTGGTACCCCAAATTTGTACCTAATTCACATTTTGcaccttaaattttaattttaaatattttacatttttgctttTCAGATTGGTCCTATTTAGCTCTATTTGATAACGTTTTTAGCAAAACCAATATTGTGCACAGAACGTTATCATAGCCACTCTGTTCACGAGATACATGACTATGCACATAACATATATTTCAGTCACTCTACTAGGTGGTAGTGCATTACCATCATTTCACAATCCTTATCTTTTTTTTGACGAAAGTTAGATATATAAACCTAATATCAGAAGAAacctcaaaagccggcaacttttgagATCCTCCCAGGGACTTATAAACCCAACCCCAAACCCCCCAAGAATCGATGTGGGATGGCAACCCCACAAGGGCAAGCCAGTAGGCCCGCTGCTACTAAGAAGTGACGACCCCCCACGAAACCCAGTATAACTACTCTTGCAGGAATTGTCAGACATATAAAAAATCGAATTGTCTGCATGGTCTTTTATTTTGTCAATTTTGATAATGGTGTTATTGATTGGACTTACGTGAGACAAGTAATAGAGATTAGAGTgcaatttatccaaaattaagtGAAAATAGGATATAAGCTTGGGGAAGCAAAGTGATGttaatcctaaaaaaaaaaaaaaaagcaatctGACTTATTATCATTAGACTTGGAAGAACAAAACTTGTATAATGCTAGACAAAAAGCAATAACCTTATTTATGTAATATGAAGCAAACATTTTCGCAGGATTAATAACATAACTTGATTCCATTtccataaataacataaaagaaaatggaaaggagTCTTCAACATTGAAttctaaatgaaaattttatctTTGTACAGTTGAACTTTTATTTCTGATCATTCCGAGAATGTTAGAAGGATGATGAATCAAGAAGTTACGTTAGCCTCTCCTGTACAAAGTAATcgaaaatttcagaaattatAAATACTCCAGTTTCCTGTTAAAAACTTAAGCATGAGCTATATATCCTCCATATTAAAGGGTTTGTATGATGTGTCCCTTGGCCTTCAGCTATGGAACTTGTCTTATTTTCCAGCTTCTCCTAAATCAGCATATAATTTATTCCCCCTCTGGTAGAATTAGATTACTCCAACTGGATCCTGCGCATAAACATTAAAGAATGTTAGCCCAGAAAAAAAGCTTAGAAGTTAAGCCATTTTTTTCTTCACATCGACaatagaccaaaaaaaaaaaaaaaaaaaagggaaccaTCTTTATCTCTAATTCCAATTAGGTGTTGAGCTAGACTTCCTCACATTGATCAAAGGAAATGAGAGCTGAATTGTAGTATTCGACAAAGGTAGAGTTGTTGAGATGAGAACCCTCATGTCCAATTCGCCCATTTCCTTTCACAGGAGAGTCTTTGATCAAGGAACCACATTGCCTAGGTTGAGTTTGGTAGAAAACCTTGGAAACCACTAATTCACCTTCCTTTTCATCTTCATTATTGCCTAGGTGATACTGATGCATCACCCAATTTGTTTTCTCAGGTTTTCTTTGCCTCCCATAGTTAGTGTAGAGCACAAGTATCTTCTTGAACCCTTTCACTTTTCCTTTAACAGCAACTGGCCTAGTCTTGCCTGTTTTGTGCCACCGGGTTTCGCAGCCATCTATGTCCGTGtgtacttttcttcttttcctagTCCCAGTGGTGTATGCTTTTGAAGGGCGATGAAAGAAATGCCTGACTAAACCATCTTTGCTTACTCCTGCAGTATGAAGAAAAAGGCAGGTTTGTTCAGCCATTTTCCGGTCCCAATAAAATATTGGCTATTGTCATTGGCCAATATATAATATCAAAGTAAATACGTTTTTACATGAATTTAAACCTTGAAAAATAAAAGGTGGCTCCTAGATAGCGAGGGAAAAGAGTTCATAATCAATAGCAACCTGCAACCTCCACGTACGGAATAACATGAATTTCTTATAAGCAAATATTTCTTCCCATGTTAAAATCTATATTTCATGCAACTGTGCCGCCCAGACAATGCAAAGAAGTTTTAGAAACGTGTATCAATCTATCATTAAAACAAAGATGTTCTTAATTTCATATATAACATAACCATAATTAATATGAGTACAGAAAGGGGGAGAAAACAGGGGTGCTACCAATCCATTCATGATAATGAAAGACCTATTGCGTAGTTAGTCAGAAACTTTGCATTGTGTAACAGATGCACCACCTTTACCATATTTTAGTATTGTGATCAGAAGAAGCCAATGAACTCTGATGATAGATTTTCTCCCTGCTGCATTTTTATGTCATAACTACATGGTAGATGCTAAGTTGGAAAGCCTAAACTTTAGGATTTGGGCAATATGGCTTTATTATTACCTGGTAATTTCTCTGGATGCGTACAGCAAATTCCATTTTCTCCCTCAAGTGTGTGGATGAACTCATCGATCAGAGGATGAAGCTTATGAACATCTGATCTCACCTTTGCCTCCAAATGTTCAAGTATTTCCTGATCACTAGGATCAAATTTCACCCCAGCAGGTAATCCTGGAAGGTCATGAATTCCAGCCTAAAGATATAAGGAGCCCAAGCaaaaatgaagcaagtgattaAACAAAccaagagaaggaaaaagaagaacaagGCCACCTATCTAAACCTGGATACGgtaaaaaaatcaattttctaAACCTTTTCTGGAGACTGGAGTGTAAGACCACAGGAGGGACAAGCCAtcatttgtttacttttagggCTTTCATGATTGTTAGCATTGTCATGATGATCCGGAGAAGTTGGCAGCCTTCTTGAAGCCGTTCGCTCGTTACTACAGTCACTACAACAAGTCATGATGATTTATTTCCTTGATTCCTCTTATGAAGATCATTCCAATGTCTACTTTAAGAATTCTTCTCAGACAATTCTAACATAAGCAAAATTCCTAGAAGAAAGACAGAGATGAATAAAGGgttaaaaggaaaaagaaaaagtaactTGTCTCTTGGATTGCATGTGCATCATGCCTATGTTCTTCAGGGTAGGGAAAGTATTGAATTCTCCTGGAACGTTCTACTTTTTAGGCCATTGTACAATTATAGAGAGTAATCCTTTTCACTCTCTTATATCTAACTACAAATTATTGTGCCCGTGTGTGAATATGATGTTTTTGGtggggtgtgtgtgtgtgtgttattTTGGTAGGAATTCTTTAGGGATTTCATTGGTTCCAAACAGAGAAAAAGAGATCGCTTGGAGCTCACGTTTAGGTAAACTCATTGTTTTAGGAAAGCCTCATCAGCAAGAAATGTACTTAAGGGTTCTTTAAACGATACCTAAAGGGAAGTTTGAATAGATACTAAGATACTTACTGCTCGATAAGAGAAATTAAAAATCAtaaccaagaaagaaaagacaaaaTAGAAGTATTGAGTGTAGATCGGACAACCGACTGTGAGAGACAGATTTCTTTTCTTGCATTGCATGAGGAGTATAAGCAAAGGAATAAAAATATAGTTCGTTGTCAATTTCTACTTATACTTCTCTTTACTGTTTCTCTCATATTTCATGGCTTCATTTGCACTCTAGGGCGACATTGGAACTGAAACTATTTTCTTCCCTCCCTCCTCCTCCCCCCCTCCCCTCCCGTATGGACATACTCACCAAGAACAGTAATTGTGAAGCCATAAACTTTCTATATATGTTTGTATAAGTAAATatcagtcttttttttttaattaatttccattttttttggtgttacaagtaaaatatttaGTTCTAACTTCAAAGGGATTTATAGCAAAGTAGTTGAGTGTATTTATCATGGCCATGTCTGTTGCCTAGTCATTAAAGTATTCTTAGCTTAAGCAAAAAATTAGTGTTACTGTATTTCTACGTCTCTATATATGTACACACCCTATTTCTTGATTGCTGGTGGCCTGGAAAACATCAGTGATCATCCTCACCAGAAGGCCTGTTACATCCAACATTTTCATGGGAGAAAGGATGAGAAATTGCTTTCCAAATTtgtgcaataaaaaaaattaaaaaataaaaagaataatcTTCTTCTAACATATTAGTGATTATTTGTGAATTCAGGAGCTGAAATCGAAAAAGATACATAAAGTAAGCTGCCCCAGGATGAAAGTTCTAATTCTGTTGAGTTGGTGATTGGGAAGCTTATACATTACATATTTGTCTTATGTGCTTGGGGTGTGTACCTATGGAGATGCCTAAACAAATGATGGCTAATGTACAAAAAGCAACATCAGGAAAGTAAACAAGAAATCTAAAAGGGAATAGCAGCAATCGGTGAATTTGTGTAACACAAATCTGCTATAGAATGAGAAGG encodes:
- the LOC113758409 gene encoding NAC domain-containing protein 73-like, with the translated sequence MTCCSDCSNERTASRRLPTSPDHHDNANNHESPKSKQMMACPSCGLTLQSPEKAGIHDLPGLPAGVKFDPSDQEILEHLEAKVRSDVHKLHPLIDEFIHTLEGENGICCTHPEKLPGVSKDGLVRHFFHRPSKAYTTGTRKRRKVHTDIDGCETRWHKTGKTRPVAVKGKVKGFKKILVLYTNYGRQRKPEKTNWVMHQYHLGNNEDEKEGELVVSKVFYQTQPRQCGSLIKDSPVKGNGRIGHEGSHLNNSTFVEYYNSALISFDQ